CGGAAATGCGCGTGAAAATCATCGGCGAAATGTGGTGGTGGCGCGTCCACTACCAGGACGCGGCGGGCCGCGAGACGATGCGCGACGCGAACGAGCTTCACATCCCGGTCGGCACGCCGGTGCTTCTCGAACTCGAGGCCGCCGATGTCATCCACAGTTTCTGGGTGCCGCGCCTCGGCGGCAAGATGGACATGATCCCGGGGCGCACCAATCGCCTGCTCATCCAGGCCGACAAGCCCGGGATATACAAGGGGCAATGCGCCGAATATTGCGGCGGGCCGCACGCCTTGATGGGGTTCGTCGTCGTCGCGCACGCGGCCGACGACTTCGCGCGCTGGAAGGCGTCGCGCTTGCCGGCAAGCGGCGCCGGAGGGCGGGGGTTGGACATCTTCCTTTCGAGCGGCTGCGCCGCCTGTCACACGATCCGCGGAACCCCCGCGAACGGTCTCGCCGGCCCGGACCTCACGCATGTCGGCGCGCGCCAGACGCTCGGCGCGGGCATCCTCCCGAACAATCCCGGAACGATGGCGGGCTGGATCGCCGATGCGCAGGCGATCAAGCCCGGCAATCGCATGCCCGCCTATCATCAGTTCGGCGGCGACGAGCTTCGCGCCGTCAGCGATTATCTGGTGACGCTGAAATGAGATCCGAGACCGGGTTCGATCCCGCGCTCTACGATCGCTTTCCGACCAGGGGCCGCCGCCCGGAGGGCGAGGAAGAGGAACTGCGGCGGATCTGGTGCAAACCCAGGGGCTGGGAATATCTGACCGTCGTCAACAATAATTATGTCGGCATCTATTATCTCGGCACCGCCTTCCTCTTCTTTCTGATGGCGGGGCTGCTCGCGCTCCTGATGCGCGCGCAGCTCGCGGCGCCGATGCTCGAAATCCTCCCGCAGGGGACTTACAATCAGGTCTTCACCATGCACGGCACGGTGATGATGTTCCTCTTCGCGGTGCCCGCGGTCGAGGCGGCGGGGGTGCTGCTCCTGCCGCAGATGCTCGCGGCGCGCGACCTGCCGTTCCCGCGCCTCTCGGCCTATGCCTTCTGGGCCTATGCGGTGGGCGGCCTGTGCTTCTTCGCCTCGATCTTCGTCGGGCTCGCCCCCGACGGCGGCTGGTTCATGTATCCGCCGCTGACCTCGAAGGCCTTCTCGCCTGGGATCAACACCGATTTCTGGCTGCTCGGCATCGGATTCATCGAGATCAGCGCGATCGCGGGCGCGATCGAGATCATCGTCGGCGTCCTGCGCACGCGCGCGCCGGGGATGAGCCTCGACAAGATGCCGATCTTCGCCTGGGCGATGCTCGTCTTCGCGGTGATGATCGTCATCGCTTTCCCGAGCATCATTCTGGGCACGTTGCTGCTCGAGATCGAGCGGGCGTTCAACTGGCCCTTCTTCGATGCGACGCGCGGGGGCGATCCGATGCTCTGGCAGCATCTCTTCTGGTTCTTCGGCCACCCCGAGGTCTACATCATCTTCCTTCCCGCTGCCGGCATGATGAGCATGATCGTCGCCGCGGTCGCGCGCGAGGCGCTCGTCGGCTACCGGCTGATCGTGCTCGCGATGCTCGCCACCGGCTTCATCAGCTTCGGCGTCTGGGCGCACCATATGTTCACCACCGGCATGCCGCCGATGACGACCGGCTTCTTTTCGGCCGCCTCGATGGCGGTGAGCGTTCCCGCCGGCCTGCAGGTCTTCTCCTGGATCGCGACGCTCGCGATCGGAAGGCGCAATTTCAACGCGCCCGGCCTCTTCGTGCTCGGCAGCATCATCATCTTCGTCACCGGCGGGCTCACCGGGGTGATGGTCGCCATGGTGCCGTTCGACTGGCAGGCGCACGACAGCTATTTCGTCGTCGCGCACCTCCATTATGTGCTGATCGGCGGGATGGTCTTCCCGCTCTTTGCCGCCTTCTATTACTGGATCCCGATGGTGAGTCGCCGCGCGCTCTCCGAACGGCTCGCCAAATGGGTGTTCGGCCTGATGTTCGCGGGGATGAATATCGCCTTCCTGCCGATGCATCTCGCCGGGCTCCAGGGCATGCCGCGGCGCGTCTATACCTATTTGCCCGGGCAGGGGCTCGAGCTCCCGAACCTGATCTCGACGATCGGCGCCGTCATCCTGGCCCTCGGCGTGCTTCTGTTCCTCATCGATCTCGCGCGCAACTTCCGGCTCGCGCCAGCGGCGGGCAACGCCGGCAACGTCTATGACGGCGGCACGCTCGAATGGCTGCCGAGCGAATTATATTCGACGCGCTCGATCCCGGTCGTGCGCAGCCGCGAGCCCTTGCGCGACGACCCGAAGCTCGCCGCGGACGTCGCCGCGGGGCGCTATTTCCTTCCCGGCTCGGCGACGGGGCGCCGCGAGACGATCGTGACCAGTCCGCTGCTCGCCGAACCCCAATATCTGCAGATCATGCCGGGGCCCTCGGCCTGGCCCTTCGCCGCCGCCATCTTCACCGCGGGCTTCTTTCTCGCGCTCACCGTGCAGGCCTATATGTTCGGATGGGTCAGCGCGCTGCTGGCGGTGATATCGGTGCTGCGCTGGCTCTGGGAGACCGATCGCCCGGTCGAGCCGCCTGAGGTCGATATCGGCGCGGGCATCATGGTTCCGACCTATGTCACGGGTCCGGCGAGCCACGGTTGGTGGGCGATGGTCATCCTGCTCGCCGTGATGGCGATGATTTTCATCATGGCGCTCTTCAGCCTCGCGTTCCTCTGGTCGAACCAGCCCGGCTTCTGGATGCCCCCACCGGCGATGGGCGCCGCGGCGCCGGTCGTCCTTCTCTACGGCGCCGCGCTGAGTGCCGCGCTCGCGGCGCGGCCCATGTTGCGTCGCGGCACCCTCGAGGCGTCCTGCCTGCTTCTCCTAGCGGCGGGCGCCGGGGGCGCGGCGCTGTGGCGCGACTGGGCGGACTGGAGTGCGGCGGGACTCCGCCCGCAGGGCAGCGGTCAGGGCGCTACCGTCTTCGCGCTGCAGGCGCTCCAGGCCACCGCGCTCGTCGCCGGCCTCATGATGGCGGGCTACTGCGCCGCGCGCGCGGCGCGCGGATTGCTCACGACGCCGCGAAGCAATACGGTCGATCTCGCCATGTTGTTTCTCGCCTACGGCGCCGTTCAGGGCCTTGTCGGCGCATTGTTCGGCCGCGCGATCGGCATGGCGTGATGCGGACCTGGGCGATCCTTCTCGCCGGCATGCTCCTCTGGGGCCTGCACTTTTTCGCGCTCTACGGCATCGGCGAATTCTGGGGGAGCGGCGCGGCCGCGCGCGTCGCCATCGGGATGCTTTCGATCGCCTGCCTCGCGGCCATGGCGGGCCTCGCCTTCGAGGTCGGTCGCCGGACGCGCGGCGACGGTCTCGCTAGGTGGCGAACCCGGCTGGCGCGCGGCGGCTTGCTGCTGGGCGCGATCGCGGTGATCTGGCAGACGCTGCCGATGTTGCTGGCGAGATAATGGGCCATTTTTTTCAGGATTCTAACCTGGATCAATAGCCTTGCGTCGCGGCCCGCTTAGTCTCGCGGCCCTGATGCCGCCGGCCGCGACCGCCGGAAGGCAGAGGATTGTCTCATGCGTAGCCAACCATGAGGACGGAAAGGCCTCGCCGCGTGCGAGGCCTTTTTGGCGCCGCGCCGGGCCGCGCCGCTGCGCGGGGGGCGCCGCTCAATCGACGGGCGGTTCGCGCGCCTGCGCCGCGATGCGCACGTCCTGCGACCGCGCGAGCGGCATGACGAGGATATCGTCGCCGTCGACGATCACCGCCACATTCTCCATGCCGATCAGCGCCACGCGCTTGCCGTCCGAACGCACGAGGTTGCCGCGGCAGTCGTGCAGGAACACATTGTCATCGACGACATTCCCGGCGCCGTCGGCCTCGGCAAGACTGTGCACGGCGTGCCAGCTGCCGAGGTCGGACCAGCCCATGGCGACGGGCACGACCGCGACCCGGTCGTCCTTTTCCATCACCGCATAATCGATCGAATTCGAAGGCGCCTTGGCGAATTCGATTGCGTCGGCGTGAAGCGCGTCGCCATCGTGCTTGCCCGCCGCGACGGCCTTGTCGGCGGCCTTGAAGATCGCGCGGCAATGCGTCAGCATCGCGTCGCGCATTCGCCCGGCGCGAAACAGGAAGATGCCCGCGTTCCAGCTATATCCGCCCGCCGCGAGCATCGCCTCGGCATCGGCGAGCGGGGGTTTTTCGACGAAGCGGTCGACCGCGAACCCTTGCGTTCCGACGGGCGCGCCGCTGGCGATATAGCCGAAGCCGGTTTCGGGGCGGTCGGGGGTGATGCCGAAGGTGACGAGCCAGTCCCGGCGCGCGAGAGCGGCGCCCCCGGTGACGGCGGCATGAAATGCCGCGACATCGGCGATCACATGGTCGCTCGGCATGACCAGAAGCAGTGCCTCGGGATCGGCGCCCGCGACCGCTAGCGCGATCGCGGCGGCGGTATTGCGCGGCATCGGCTCGACCAGGAGCCGACTATTGGTGGTGCCCATCTGCTCGCGCACCATCGCCAGATGCGGCTTGCCGCACAGGATGAGGGGCGCGCCGAACAGGCGTTCGTCCGCGACGCGCGCGAGCGTCTGGACGAAGAGGCTGCCGGTGCCGGCGAGCGGGAGAAATTGCTTGGCGCGCAGGCCGCGTGACTGGGGCCAGAGCCGCGACCCGGCGCCGCCGCACAGAATGACCGGCTGGATTTGATCGTTCATTCAAGCTCCCTGTCCGCATTCGGAAAATGCCAGCGAAAATCGGTCGCCGGCCTGTCGGCGGCGGCATTCCGGCTCCAGGGGCGAACGTCGGACCGGGAGCGCGGTTGCCCCGCCGAAGCCCGCAAGCTGTTCCAAAGGCCGCTCCTTTGATCCATGTTGGCAAAAATTGCGGCCGGCCCCGTGGGGGGGGGGGGGGGCGGGGATCGCGGCCGACTTTCGAGGCGAGGACGCGCAGGCGGCGCGGATCGGCCCGCTCGTCTCAGGCGTCCTTGCCCTTCTGATCGGCGTCCTCCTCCGCCCGGCGCCGGCGCGTGGCTTCCTCGGTCCACCGCTTTTCGGCGCGCGAGCGGCGGTTGTGGGCCATGAGCCAAAGAAGGACCACCGCGAAGAGGATCGGTCCGGCGATCGTCATCAGGCTCCATTCCATCGTCACTTCCTTTCATTTGCATCGGATCGGCCGCCGAGCTGCCGGCCGTCTGTCCCAACAACCGACGGCGCGAGCGTTTGCTGCGCAGCGCCGACGAAATTGCGGCCGGCCGCCGCGCGCGTGAGGAACTCGTGAGGCGCGCGTGCGTCGGTTGAGCAGGTGGGGGCGGCGGCGCTCGCGCCGCCAGCCTTTTTCGTTTTCGACAAGGAGATGGATCATGGACAGATATGACGCGAGGACGCCGCCATGGGAGTATCCGGACAGCGCCGATCACGACGACCGGCCGGCCTCCGCCCGGGGTCCGTACCGCGGCCGCGTCGCGCCCGGAGGCCCGAACTGGGACGGCGATCGCTATTCGCAGGCTCGCGGCCGCAGCGTTCGGGGCGGGCCCGGCTATCCCGCTCGCGGCGTCGGACGCGAGCCCGAGAGATATTTCGGCGACAGCAATGCGGGGCGCGGTCGCGATGGCCGGTCAGCTTCCTTCTGGCCGAGCGAGCTGGGTTATCCGCCATCGCCCGGCTACGCGCCTTACGGCGGCCGCGTCCCGGTCGCCCATGACGGCGATGAACGCGGATTTTTCGAAAGGGCGGGGGACGAAGTCCTTTCCTGGTTCGGCGACCGCGATGCCCGACGCCGCCGCGAGGTCGATCATCGCGGGCGGGGCCCCAAAAATTACACCCGACCGGACGAGCGCATCCGCGAAGACGCCAACGACCGGCTGACCGAGGATGTGTGGATCGACGCGTCCGAGGTCGAAATCACCGTGGCCGACGGCGAAGTGACGCTGAACGGGACGGTCGAGGATCGCCGCGCCAAGCGCCGCGCCGAAGACTGCGTCGAAGCCGTCGCGGGGGTGAAGCATGTGCAGAATAATCTGCGCTATCATTCGGGGGTCGAGAGCCCGCGGATCGCCGACTGAGCGAGCCCGTAGCGGGGGGCGCGATCGAAAGGACGCCTGCGCCATGGCGCAGGCGTCCTTTTCCACCGGCCGGTCTAGCGGCTTCCGCCAATCGGCGCGTCGGCGCCGGTTCTGGGACCCCGATCGGTCGGGGTCGGCGCGTCGCCGCTCCCTGCCTGCGGGTCGCTGTCATAATCCTCCGCATTGCCCTTACCGCCGGCGCCGGCCCCGCTGCCGCTCACCGGGCCGCTACCCTTGCCGGCGCGCCGGCCGCGATTGGCCGCACCGGGGTCGGCGCTGGCGCGGTCTTCGCGCGGATAGTCCTCGGGGCGCACGCTGCCCACATTTTCGCGGTCTTCGACTTTCTCGGGCGGAAGCGAGCCCGGCGTCTTGATATTCTCGTCCGTCGCGCCGGGGCGCGCGTCGCCGAGCGGTCCGCGCCGGACATTGTCGATCGTCATGTCATCCTCCTGTCGATGAGCGCGCTCATGTCTGCGCGCCGAGCTTGTCGAGATTGCTGCGATGCGTCTCGATGACGGGAACGATTTCGCTCGCCGCTTTCTTGAGGCTGTCGGTGTCGCCGCGCTCCGCATAGCCCTTGTGGAGCGCAAGCGCCGCATCGTGCGCCGTGCGCTGGTGACGCAGATAGGCCGTGTCGACGGCGGCGGCATCGGCCTGCTTTATCTCGTCGAGCATGCGCTGCTGATCCGGATCGAGTTGCGGCGCCGGAACCTCGACACGCGCGGCGGTCGCCGCCGCCTTGATCTTCGCGGTCGACTGGCCATGCTGGTCGATCATCATCTGCGCGAATTTCTTCACCTCGGCATTGTCCGACTTGGCGAGCAACGCTTTCGACGATTCGATCTCGAACAGGTCGCCGCCGCCGGCCTTGGCGACGTAGGTCGGCGCGTCGGTGGGGGCGGCCGGCGCCGCGGCGGGCGGGGCGGCATCGGCGGGGACGGCCGCCGTGTCGGTCGCGGCGGTGTCGGCGGGAGGCGCATCGCGCTCGCCGCTGTCGCCGCAGGCGGCGAGCAGAAGGGCGGGTGCGCCGAGCATCAGAAAACTTTTCATCGATCATCTCCCTTGGGGATGGGCCCCTCTGCGCGGCCAACGTGACGCGGCGCGCCAAGTTCCGTCGGGAAAGGCGGGCGCCCCTATCGCGACGCGATAATTGACCCATGATAAGATATTTTTGCGACCGGAGGCGGCACGCCGCGCGGGACGGCACGTCCGGCAGGCGGATATTGCAACCCATGTTGGTGCGATCCGCGAGATTTGCGATAGGCTTTCGGCGGAGTTGCACATGGCCGCAAGATCGTCTGCGCGGTCGCGTGCGGCCCGCTGTCCGTTGCCGGCGCGTCTCTGCGACGAGACCTCCTGCCGGAGCGTGGATGAAGGGAGGGGCGCTTGCGCACTTACCATTTGCTGCTCGCCGACGGGGACGGCCCTCCAGCGCGCCAGATTCCTTTCGTCGCCGAGAGTCCGGACTTTGCGCTGGTCGTCGCCGCGCAGGAACAGGCGGGTATTCGCGCCGAACTTTGGGACGGCGCGCGGCTGCTCGCGCGCCTGACGAAGGCGGCGCCCGACTTGTGGCTGCTGCATCCTTGCTCTTCCGGCCCCTCGCGGACCGGAGAGCCAGCCCCCGGGTGCGGTTCGGATCATCTTCTTTAGTTCCGCCTCTCCGGTCGCAAGCATCGCCCGCGATGGATTGGCGCTTCGTCCGGTCGTGCGATCGAACCGGCCGCGCGGGCGCCGGGCTGCCCTTTCGCGCCTGCTTTAGCGGCGGCGCGGGCGCCATATCCTATACTGGATCAACTCCGCGCAAAACATGGCAGGCGTGGCGGAACCATGGCAGCCGGCGGTCGTCGTCCACCCTGGGATCCGATGGAGAATGCCAACATGACACGTTCCTATCTGACTCTCATGCCCGCAATATTTCTGCTGGCAGCCTGCAACTCGCCGGGCGACGGCACGACCCGGAGCGAGACCGAGACGGTTCCGGCCGGCGAGGGCGCGATGGCCTCGCCGACCGACATGTCAACGCCCGACGCCGGTTCGAGTGCGGCGGACGGCACCGCCGGCGCGACGAGCAGCGCGGCGCCGGGTTCAGGGGCCGTGCCGGGCGACACCGGCGCGGTCCCGCCCGGCACATCGACCGGCGACATGTCGGGCTCCGGAACGGAACCCGCGACCGCCGATCAGGGCACGCCCCCGCCGTCGAACTAGCCCTGATGCGGCGCTCCCGGCGGATATGCGCCGCATCACCCATCGCCTGCGCCGAGCCCTCCCATCGCCAGGCGAGGAGCGCCCCGGCTCCGGACATGCCCTCGGGCAGAATCCGGGCCGGGGGTTCCGCATGCGTTGCACACGCCGCCCGCTTCGCGGCGAAATGTGCCGCATCCTTGCGCGAAAGGCTGCCGCGCCGGCACTATCGTCGTGCTCGGGCGTTGTCCCGGGCATGAACGGGCAAGAGGCTTCGGACGACAGCGAACGGCCCTGGTGGGAAAGTGCGGTAATCTATCAGATCTATCCGCGCTCCTTCCAGGACAGCAACGACGACGGCATCGGCGATCTGGAGGGGATCGGGCGGCGGCTCGACTATATTGCGGGCCTCGGCGTCGATGCGATCTGGCTGTCGCCGGTCTTTCCGTCGCCGATGGCCGATTTCGGATATGACGTCTCCGATTACTGCGGAGTCGATCCGATCTTCGGCACTCGCGACGATCTCGACCAGCTGATTGCCGCGGCACATGCGCGGGGCCTCAAGCTCCTGCTCGACTTCGTGCCCAACCATAGTTCAACCGCGCATCCCTGGTTCGCCGAAAGCCGGGCGTCGCGCGCCAATCCGAAGCGTGACTGGTATATCTGGCGCGACGGCGCCCCGGGCGGCGGGCCGCCGAACAACTGGACGAGCGACATGGGCGGTCCGGCATGGGAGCTTGATGCCGCGACCGGCCAATATTATCTGCACAGCTTTCTCAAGGAGCAGGCCGACCTCAACTGGCGCAATCCGGCGGTCCGCGCGGCGATGACCGACGTGCTGCGCTTCTGGTTAGATCGCGGCGTCGACGGCTTTCGCATCGATGTGCTGTGGCATTGCATCAAGGCCGAGGATTTGCCCGACAATCCGGTCAATCCCGAGTTCGTGCCCGGCATGGGCGAAAAGTTCCGCGTCCTCCAGCGCCACTCGACCAACCAGCCCGAAATCCACGAGCTCGCCGCCGCCTTCCGCGCGCTCGCCGACGGCTATGGCGAGCGGCTGCTTGTCGGCGAGATCTGTCTCCCGGTCGATGAGTTGATGCGCTATTACGGAAGCGCGGAGGCGCCCGGAGTCCATCTTCCCTTCAACTTCCAGCTCTTCGAGGCGCCGTGGGATGCCGGTGTGCTGTCCGCGATCATCGCCGAATATGAAGCGGCTCTGCCGCCGCGAGGCTGGCCGAACTGGGTGCTGGGCAGTCACGACGCGCCGCGCCTCGCGGGCCGGGTCGGCGATCTCCAGGCCCGCGTCGCCGCGATGCTCCTGCTGACGCTGCGCGGCACGCCGACGCTCTATCAGGGGGACGAGCTCGGGATCGGGCGCGTGGCTATTCCGCCCGACCGTATCCGCGACCCGCAGGATCTGCGCCAGCCCGGGCTTGGTCTCGGCCGCGACGCCGCGCGCACGCCCATGGCGTGGGACGAAAGCGCCAACGCCGGCTTCAGCGGCGCCGAGCCCTGGCTGCCGCTCCATGGAAGCTGGCAGCTTCATAACGTCGCGAGCGAGGATCGGGATCCCGCTTCGATGCTCACGCTCTATCGGCGTCTATTGGCCCTGCGGCGTCGCTCCGCCGCACTGCGCATCGGAGATCTTCGGCTCGTGGCTTCCGATGAGGACGTGCTCCAATATGAGCGCCGGAGCCGACAGGAACGCGTCCTGGTCGCCCTCAATATCGGAAGCGAGACGCGCCGCCTGCTGCTTCCCGCGGGCTCGGCGATCGCCGACGTGCTGGCCTCGACGCACGCCCTGCGTACGCTCGATGGCCTCCTCGCTCCCAACGAGGGGCTCGTGCTCCGCCTCGAGAATGTCTGAAATGCGGATTGCGATGCTCGCGCCGATCGCGTGGCGGACGCCCCCGCGCCACTATGGACCGTGGGAGCTGGTCACGAGCCTGCTGACCGAGGCGCTGGTCGCGCGCGGGCTCGACGTAACGCTGTTCGCCACCCGCGACAGCATTACCGCGGCGAAGCTCGAGGCGGTCGTCCCTGCGCCCTATAGCGAGGATACCTCGGTCGATGCGAAAGTGTGGGAATATCGCCACCTGTCGCACCTGTTCGCGCGCGCGAGCGAATTCGACATCATCCATAATCAGGCCGATTTTCCGGCGCACGCCTTCGCGCCGCTCGTCGACACGCCGATCGTGACGACGATCCACGGCTTCTCGTCCGAGCGGATCCTGCCGATGTACAAAGCATTTGAGGAACGGGTGCATTTCGTTGCGATCAGTGACGCCGACCGCCATCCCGACCTCGCCTATGCGGCGACCATCCACCATGGCATTTGTCTGGACGACTTCCCTCTCGATCCGGCCGGGAGCGAGGATCTCGTATTTTTCGGGCGTATCCACCCCGACAAGGGCGCGCGCGAGGCTATCGCGGTCGCGCGGGCCGCCCGGCGCCGTCTTCATATTTACGGCGTCGTGCAGGACGCCGACTATCATCGCGAACATGTCGTGCCTGCGCTCGATGGAGAGCATGTCGTCTTTCATGGAAGCGTTGGCGGCACCGACCGCGCGCGCGCGCTCGGCGGCGCATGCGCGCTGCTCCATCTCATCAGCTTCGACGAGCCCTTCGGACTGTCGGTCGTCGAAGCGATGGCGTGCGGAACGCCGGCGATCGCGATGCGGCGCGGATCGATGGCGGAAATCGTCGAAGACGGCCGGAACGGATTTCTCGTCGAGGACCAAGCCGGCGCGGTCGCGGCGGTTCATCGCGCGGCGAGCCTCGATCGCAGCGGCATTTCCGCGAGCGCGCGCGCGCGCTTCTCGGTCGAGCGGATGGCCGCGGACTATATCGCGCTCTACCGCCGCATCCTGGAGGCGCGCTGACCGCTGCGCCGCGCGGGACAGCGTCGCTCCGGGTATCCGCCGCGGACGAAGCGCCGCATTGGCGACCCCGGCGGGGTCGCCCTTGATCAGCGACGCTTGCGCCTCGGCGCGTCGGCAAGCTCGATCCACACCGGCGTATGGTCGCTGGTCTTTTCCCAGCCGCGCGGCCGGGTATCGACCTCGGCGGCGACGAGGCGCGATTTCGCCGGTTCGTTAAGGAGCAGATGATCGATGCGCAGGCCCGCGTTTCGTTCGAACGCGCGCCGCCAATAGTCCCAGAAGGTGTAAATCGTCGCGTCGGGATGGAGGTGCCGGATCGCATCGGTCCAGCCTTGGCCCAGCAGACGGTGATAGGCGGCTTTCACCTCCGGAGCGAAGAGCGCGTCGTCGCGCCAGCGTTCGGGTTTGTAGACGTCCTGGTCGGTCGGCATGACGTTGAAGTCGCCCAGAATGACGACCGGCGCGTCGAGATCGACGAGCGTCGCCAGATGCGCCTCGAGACGCTCGAACCAGCGCAGCTTATACTCGAATTTGGGACCGGGCCTCGGATTGCCGTTCGGAAGATAAAGTCCCGCGACGAGGATGCCGCCGACGGCAGCTTCGATGAAGCGGCTCTGGAGATCGTCGGGATCGCCCGGAAGCCCGCGCCGCGTCTCGTGGATTTCGCCGATCCGGCTGAGCAGCGCGACGCCGTTCCAGCGGCTCTGGCCATGCCAGATCGCCGCATAGCCAGCCGCGTGGATCGCGGCTTCGGGAAATTTCTCCTGCGGCGCCTTGAGTTCCTGCAGGCAGACGATGTCGGGCTTCGCAAGGTCGAGCCAGCGCAGCAGCACCGGGAGCCGGCCGTTGATCCCGTTCACATTATAGGTGGCGATCTTCACAGGTCGGGCAGCTCCTGCGCGGCGCGGTCCCGGGCGGCGAGCGCCTTCGAGCCGGCGCGCTTCACCAGGGTGGCGGCGTCGCCGACATGAAAGTGCGACGGCGCGTCGATGGTTTCCATCTCCCTCCAGCCGACCGGCGCCGCTCGATCAGGTCGAAGGCGAATAAGTCGATCGCCTCGGGAGAGGCTTTGAGCGCATTTTTGCATCGATTGGAAATTGGAGCGGCCATCCGCACCGAGTGCGACGGCCTCGCCGTCGATCAGGGCCGACGAAATGTCGAGCCGGGCGGCCTCCGCGAGAAGCGGGCCGAAACGGTCAGACCAGTCGAGTCCGGAGCGCGCATCCGCGCGCGCCGCGCCGCCGCCGATGGCGAGCAGCAGACGATAGCCGTCATATTTCATCTCGTGGAGCCAGCCGCTTCCCGCCCCTACCGTGTCGACGAGCGTCGCCAACCGGACCGGCCGGAAGGCGCGCAAGGCCGCGGGGAGATGCGCGCGCGACCGCGAACCGGTCGGGGTCGATCGGGCTTCGCGCGCGCCTTTGTCGCTTTGCCGGGCCATCAACGAAAGACGCGGGGGGAGGGCCTTCGTTCCGCGTTTCGGGGCGCGGCAACTTCGCCCCGGCGGATGCGTTGCTGAGCTCAGAGGAGATTATATATGTCAGAC
This genomic interval from Sphingopyxis chilensis contains the following:
- a CDS encoding DUF4142 domain-containing protein; translation: MKSFLMLGAPALLLAACGDSGERDAPPADTAATDTAAVPADAAPPAAAPAAPTDAPTYVAKAGGGDLFEIESSKALLAKSDNAEVKKFAQMMIDQHGQSTAKIKAAATAARVEVPAPQLDPDQQRMLDEIKQADAAAVDTAYLRHQRTAHDAALALHKGYAERGDTDSLKKAASEIVPVIETHRSNLDKLGAQT
- a CDS encoding glycosyltransferase family 4 protein, yielding MRIAMLAPIAWRTPPRHYGPWELVTSLLTEALVARGLDVTLFATRDSITAAKLEAVVPAPYSEDTSVDAKVWEYRHLSHLFARASEFDIIHNQADFPAHAFAPLVDTPIVTTIHGFSSERILPMYKAFEERVHFVAISDADRHPDLAYAATIHHGICLDDFPLDPAGSEDLVFFGRIHPDKGAREAIAVARAARRRLHIYGVVQDADYHREHVVPALDGEHVVFHGSVGGTDRARALGGACALLHLISFDEPFGLSVVEAMACGTPAIAMRRGSMAEIVEDGRNGFLVEDQAGAVAAVHRAASLDRSGISASARARFSVERMAADYIALYRRILEAR
- a CDS encoding mannose-1-phosphate guanylyltransferase; translated protein: MNDQIQPVILCGGAGSRLWPQSRGLRAKQFLPLAGTGSLFVQTLARVADERLFGAPLILCGKPHLAMVREQMGTTNSRLLVEPMPRNTAAAIALAVAGADPEALLLVMPSDHVIADVAAFHAAVTGGAALARRDWLVTFGITPDRPETGFGYIASGAPVGTQGFAVDRFVEKPPLADAEAMLAAGGYSWNAGIFLFRAGRMRDAMLTHCRAIFKAADKAVAAGKHDGDALHADAIEFAKAPSNSIDYAVMEKDDRVAVVPVAMGWSDLGSWHAVHSLAEADGAGNVVDDNVFLHDCRGNLVRSDGKRVALIGMENVAVIVDGDDILVMPLARSQDVRIAAQAREPPVD
- a CDS encoding BON domain-containing protein, encoding MDRYDARTPPWEYPDSADHDDRPASARGPYRGRVAPGGPNWDGDRYSQARGRSVRGGPGYPARGVGREPERYFGDSNAGRGRDGRSASFWPSELGYPPSPGYAPYGGRVPVAHDGDERGFFERAGDEVLSWFGDRDARRRREVDHRGRGPKNYTRPDERIREDANDRLTEDVWIDASEVEITVADGEVTLNGTVEDRRAKRRAEDCVEAVAGVKHVQNNLRYHSGVESPRIAD
- a CDS encoding alpha-amylase family glycosyl hydrolase, whose product is MNGQEASDDSERPWWESAVIYQIYPRSFQDSNDDGIGDLEGIGRRLDYIAGLGVDAIWLSPVFPSPMADFGYDVSDYCGVDPIFGTRDDLDQLIAAAHARGLKLLLDFVPNHSSTAHPWFAESRASRANPKRDWYIWRDGAPGGGPPNNWTSDMGGPAWELDAATGQYYLHSFLKEQADLNWRNPAVRAAMTDVLRFWLDRGVDGFRIDVLWHCIKAEDLPDNPVNPEFVPGMGEKFRVLQRHSTNQPEIHELAAAFRALADGYGERLLVGEICLPVDELMRYYGSAEAPGVHLPFNFQLFEAPWDAGVLSAIIAEYEAALPPRGWPNWVLGSHDAPRLAGRVGDLQARVAAMLLLTLRGTPTLYQGDELGIGRVAIPPDRIRDPQDLRQPGLGLGRDAARTPMAWDESANAGFSGAEPWLPLHGSWQLHNVASEDRDPASMLTLYRRLLALRRRSAALRIGDLRLVASDEDVLQYERRSRQERVLVALNIGSETRRLLLPAGSAIADVLASTHALRTLDGLLAPNEGLVLRLENV
- the coxB gene encoding cytochrome c oxidase subunit II, which codes for MTSAGTGWPPAVFDAAGPYSEPVTTLAWVLLLGAGGVLAIVLAALWAALYGSAALKARLGGERSIWILGFGFPVIVLTGLLVWGLILTGSLSAARVDGSEMRVKIIGEMWWWRVHYQDAAGRETMRDANELHIPVGTPVLLELEAADVIHSFWVPRLGGKMDMIPGRTNRLLIQADKPGIYKGQCAEYCGGPHALMGFVVVAHAADDFARWKASRLPASGAGGRGLDIFLSSGCAACHTIRGTPANGLAGPDLTHVGARQTLGAGILPNNPGTMAGWIADAQAIKPGNRMPAYHQFGGDELRAVSDYLVTLK
- a CDS encoding cbb3-type cytochrome c oxidase subunit I, translated to MRSETGFDPALYDRFPTRGRRPEGEEEELRRIWCKPRGWEYLTVVNNNYVGIYYLGTAFLFFLMAGLLALLMRAQLAAPMLEILPQGTYNQVFTMHGTVMMFLFAVPAVEAAGVLLLPQMLAARDLPFPRLSAYAFWAYAVGGLCFFASIFVGLAPDGGWFMYPPLTSKAFSPGINTDFWLLGIGFIEISAIAGAIEIIVGVLRTRAPGMSLDKMPIFAWAMLVFAVMIVIAFPSIILGTLLLEIERAFNWPFFDATRGGDPMLWQHLFWFFGHPEVYIIFLPAAGMMSMIVAAVAREALVGYRLIVLAMLATGFISFGVWAHHMFTTGMPPMTTGFFSAASMAVSVPAGLQVFSWIATLAIGRRNFNAPGLFVLGSIIIFVTGGLTGVMVAMVPFDWQAHDSYFVVAHLHYVLIGGMVFPLFAAFYYWIPMVSRRALSERLAKWVFGLMFAGMNIAFLPMHLAGLQGMPRRVYTYLPGQGLELPNLISTIGAVILALGVLLFLIDLARNFRLAPAAGNAGNVYDGGTLEWLPSELYSTRSIPVVRSREPLRDDPKLAADVAAGRYFLPGSATGRRETIVTSPLLAEPQYLQIMPGPSAWPFAAAIFTAGFFLALTVQAYMFGWVSALLAVISVLRWLWETDRPVEPPEVDIGAGIMVPTYVTGPASHGWWAMVILLAVMAMIFIMALFSLAFLWSNQPGFWMPPPAMGAAAPVVLLYGAALSAALAARPMLRRGTLEASCLLLLAAGAGGAALWRDWADWSAAGLRPQGSGQGATVFALQALQATALVAGLMMAGYCAARAARGLLTTPRSNTVDLAMLFLAYGAVQGLVGALFGRAIGMA